Within Lentimicrobium sp. L6, the genomic segment TGAGCCTTTACTTAAAAGTAGAGGTTTATCTTCAAAGTAATATAGGTTTTTAGATATCATTCGGTAAAATCAATAAAAGGAAGAAGCACTGATGTGTTTCTTCCTTTTTTTCTTCTATTTTTACCGAGCTGGACAGATAGGTTTGGTCAGAATATCCGCTTTCGTTTGGTTTTTGATTAGAAGCAATCAATCTCACCCCACCCAGATAGTCTTAATATTCAGAAATTCCTTAATGCCATAATGGGACAGCTCTCTACCGAAACCAGATTTTTTTATTCCACCGAAAGGTAGACGAGGATCGGACTTGGTCATTCCGTTAACGAAAACCGCACCACTCTCCACTCGTCGGGCTAATTTCACTCCTCTTTCTTTATCATTGGTCCACAAGCTGGCTCCTAATCCAAATGCACTCTCATTAGCTATTATAATGGCCTCCTCCTCATTTTTTATAATATAAATGGAGAAAACAGGGCCAAAGGTTTCCTCATGATAGATGTTCATCTGAGGAGTCAGGTTTTTGATGATGGTGGGCTCAAAATAATTTCCAGGTCCACTTATGGCTTTTCCACCTTCGATAATTTCAGCGCCTTTATCCACAGCATCTTTTAATTGTATTTCGAGGTCGATGAGTAAATCGGGTCGGGCGAGTGGGCCGAGTTTGCAGTCTTTCTCCATGGGGTTTCCGATTTTCCAATTCTTAATCTCTTTTTGAATCAAGTCTAAAAACTGATCAGCTATAACTTCATGAAGAATAAATCGCTTAGCGGCGATGCAACTCTGACCATTATTTAATAATCTAGAGAATACACCCCAATAAGCGGCCTCCTCCAAATTGGCATCTTCTAATACGATAAAAGGATCAGATCCACCCAGTTCCAAAACCGATTTTTTTAATTCACTTCCTGATGTTCCGGCCACTTTGCTACCCGCATATTCACTTCCGGTTAAAGTAGTTGCTTTAATATGTGGATTTTTGATAATGGCTTCCACTTTGGAACTTCCAATCGCTAAATTTTTGAAAGTATTCTCAGGGAATCCAGC encodes:
- a CDS encoding NAD-dependent succinate-semialdehyde dehydrogenase — encoded protein: MKSINPCNGTLIKEYQELSTDQVRQHIDKVQKAWISWKKTTFEERSKLMLALAQELRKNQEEYASIISLEMGKPIMESLGEVGKSAWVCEYYANEAEQMLKDEILESDTKESFVSFEPMGVILAVMPWNFPFWQVFRFAAPALMAGNVGLLKHASNVMGCAEAIESCFIKAGFPENTFKNLAIGSSKVEAIIKNPHIKATTLTGSEYAGSKVAGTSGSELKKSVLELGGSDPFIVLEDANLEEAAYWGVFSRLLNNGQSCIAAKRFILHEVIADQFLDLIQKEIKNWKIGNPMEKDCKLGPLARPDLLIDLEIQLKDAVDKGAEIIEGGKAISGPGNYFEPTIIKNLTPQMNIYHEETFGPVFSIYIIKNEEEAIIIANESAFGLGASLWTNDKERGVKLARRVESGAVFVNGMTKSDPRLPFGGIKKSGFGRELSHYGIKEFLNIKTIWVG